A genomic segment from Astyanax mexicanus isolate ESR-SI-001 unplaced genomic scaffold, AstMex3_surface scaffold_31, whole genome shotgun sequence encodes:
- the LOC125788972 gene encoding uncharacterized protein LOC125788972, whose amino-acid sequence MYCDLFNLNRSIPWIQNRSNELPALNNIIQSLHDSSREKEIKDHIKDKRLLKYGQFAFYFFRKKGGSFIQCSDVFYPKHKIHSEDFIINEINELINNNKIYKDSELWIYTVNSPCTVRSTNPPCMIQLTHLSLKLYSIYKIKMFVVFKKPFIPNFLRKNLPFPSSRTASTQSENNNNPDTSNRIFVDSINSSTFLMEDLGNLVKAGCSTKNFEAFKKILLKYSKEKNKKCGVWSRNSQYTFEDFEDIGSELSEKVENEKRKEFLDWWSDNLEKSYNNIYINVLHYIYRKALQLFIYDLQKLFQQLFDNNDFPVDFYELPDKKKE is encoded by the coding sequence ATGTACTGTGATCTGTTTAATCTAAATCGATCTATTCCATGGATCCAAAACAGAAGTAATGAGCTGCCTGCGCTAAACAATATCATCCAGTCGCTCCATGACAGTTCCAGAGAAAAAGAAATTAAGGATCACATAAAAGATAAACGTTTATTAAAGTATGGGcagtttgcattttatttttttagaaagaaAGGTGGTAGTTTTATTCAATGCTCAGATGTGTTTTATCCAAAACATAAAATTCATAGTGAAGATTTtataattaatgaaataaatgaattaataaataataataaaatatataaggaCAGTGAGCTGTGGATCTACACAGTGAATAGTCCATGTACGGTAAGGAGTACAAATCCCCCCTGTATGATTCAGTTAACTCATTTATCACTTaagttatatagtatatataagatTAAAATGTTCGTTGTTTTTAAGAAACCCTTTATACCAAACTTCCTTCGTAAAAACCTTCCTTTTCCTTCCTCCCGTACTGCTTCTACACAGTCTGAAAATAACAATAACCCAGACACCAGTAACAGAATTTTTGTAGACTCTATCAACTCCTCCACATTTCTTATGGAAGATCTAGGAAATCTAGTAAAGGCAGGATGTTCTACAAAGAATTTTGAagcgtttaaaaaaatattgttgaaGTACAGTAAAGAGAAGAATAAAAAGTGTGGAGTATGGAGTCGAAATTCTCAATACACTTTTGAAGACTTTGAAGACATAGGGTCAGAGTTAAGTGAAAAGGTAGAAAATGAAAAACGTAAGGAATTTCTGGACTGGTGGTCAGATAACCTAGAAAaatcatataataatatttatataaatgttttacattatatatatagaaAGGCTCTTCAGCTCTTCATTTATGATTTGCAGAAGCTTTTTCAACAGCTTTTCGATAATAATGACTTTCCAGTAGACTTTTATGAacttcctgataaaaaaaaagaataa